In Bosea vestrisii, the following are encoded in one genomic region:
- the fhuB gene encoding Fe(3+)-hydroxamate ABC transporter permease FhuB translates to MADTALQLRRLPHRDLGLWFLAALAAALLFAAVVATRSPLPASGELTRTLQSILLWHSLVPRSVTALICGAALGLAGVLLQRVLRNPVADASTLGVVSGAQLALTVATAYAPALIVFSREGVALAGAVAAVALVLGLSWRRGFDPMTVILSGMVVSLIAAALSATVILAKGDYVLSLFIWGAGSLNQQSWDAALALGPRLLLGGIAAALLLRPLGLLGLGDDVARNLGLALHAVRFAVLGVAVWLAASVTAEVGVIGFVGLAAPTLAREFGARTQRQLLLAAPALGALLLSITDSAVQLLGSGFNDFAPTGAATAMFGGPLLLWLMRRVPPAPAAQTVDATAPTRRIARPFLILAVLAAAIAIVAVLGLVLGRGPQGWGLATGALFADLLPFRGPRLVAAGAAGALLGAAGCLMQRLTANPLAGPEVLGVSAGGGVGLTLALALLPFSPLSMLAGIAGGSLTVLLIMLVLAGRPGIGSQRLLLAGIAMGALCMALVSIALAKGDLRAYVLLTWLSGSTNRAGEFEVWIGLIGCVVLIAPLFLAVRWLDLMPLGEATSRGLGLGVERSRLILAAVAALATAVASLLTGPLSLVGLIAPHLSRLAGFARSRDQLAASALIGCGVMILADWLARLVAFPYQVPTGLFAALIGGPYLIWLLNRTGNRHG, encoded by the coding sequence CGGCCTCTGGTTCCTCGCTGCGTTGGCGGCTGCGCTGCTCTTTGCTGCCGTAGTGGCGACACGCTCGCCGCTGCCGGCCTCGGGCGAACTGACCCGGACGCTTCAATCCATCCTGCTGTGGCACAGCCTGGTGCCGCGCAGCGTCACCGCGCTGATCTGCGGTGCAGCGCTCGGTCTTGCCGGCGTCTTGCTGCAGCGCGTCCTGCGCAATCCCGTCGCGGATGCCTCGACGCTCGGTGTCGTCTCCGGCGCGCAGCTCGCTTTGACTGTGGCGACCGCCTACGCGCCGGCGCTGATCGTCTTTTCGCGCGAAGGTGTCGCGCTGGCGGGGGCCGTCGCCGCTGTCGCGCTCGTGCTCGGCCTCAGCTGGCGGCGCGGGTTCGACCCGATGACGGTGATCCTCTCCGGCATGGTCGTCTCGTTGATCGCGGCGGCGCTGAGCGCGACCGTCATCCTCGCCAAGGGCGACTATGTCCTCTCGCTGTTCATCTGGGGCGCCGGCTCGCTCAACCAGCAGAGCTGGGATGCCGCGCTGGCGCTCGGCCCGCGCCTGCTCCTCGGCGGCATTGCCGCTGCGCTGCTGCTGCGCCCGCTCGGCCTGCTCGGTCTCGGCGACGATGTCGCCCGCAATCTCGGCCTTGCCTTGCACGCTGTGCGGTTCGCGGTGCTGGGCGTCGCGGTCTGGCTTGCGGCCAGCGTCACCGCCGAGGTCGGCGTCATCGGCTTTGTCGGCCTCGCCGCACCGACATTGGCGCGCGAGTTCGGCGCGCGGACGCAACGCCAGCTCCTGCTGGCGGCGCCGGCGCTCGGCGCACTCCTGCTCTCGATCACCGACAGCGCTGTGCAATTGCTCGGCTCGGGCTTCAACGACTTCGCTCCGACCGGCGCCGCCACCGCCATGTTCGGTGGGCCGCTGCTGCTCTGGCTGATGCGCCGCGTGCCTCCCGCCCCGGCCGCGCAGACTGTCGATGCGACGGCTCCGACGCGCCGCATCGCACGGCCATTCCTCATCCTGGCGGTGCTCGCCGCGGCGATAGCGATCGTCGCCGTGCTCGGCCTTGTCCTCGGCCGCGGGCCGCAGGGCTGGGGGCTGGCGACGGGCGCGCTCTTCGCCGACCTGCTCCCCTTCCGCGGGCCGCGCCTGGTCGCCGCCGGTGCGGCGGGCGCCCTGCTCGGCGCCGCCGGCTGCCTGATGCAGCGCCTCACCGCCAACCCCTTGGCTGGGCCGGAAGTGCTCGGGGTCAGCGCCGGCGGCGGGGTCGGGTTGACGCTCGCGCTCGCGCTGCTGCCCTTCAGCCCGCTCTCGATGCTCGCCGGCATCGCCGGAGGCTCGCTCACCGTGCTCCTCATTATGCTGGTGCTGGCGGGCCGTCCGGGCATCGGCTCGCAGCGCCTGCTGCTTGCGGGCATCGCCATGGGCGCGCTTTGCATGGCGCTGGTCTCGATCGCGCTCGCGAAGGGTGATCTGCGCGCTTATGTGCTGCTGACCTGGCTGTCGGGCTCGACCAATCGCGCCGGCGAGTTCGAGGTCTGGATCGGCCTGATCGGCTGCGTCGTCCTGATCGCGCCGCTCTTCCTGGCGGTACGCTGGCTCGATTTGATGCCGCTTGGCGAGGCGACGAGCCGCGGCCTCGGCCTTGGCGTCGAGCGCAGCCGTCTCATCCTCGCTGCTGTCGCGGCCCTCGCGACGGCTGTCGCGTCGCTGCTGACCGGCCCGCTCAGCCTGGTCGGGCTGATTGCGCCACATCTCTCCCGCCTCGCCGGCTTTGCGCGCAGTCGCGACCAGCTCGCCGCCTCGGCCCTTATCGGTTGCGGCGTGATGATCCTGGCCGATTGGCTCGCGCGCCTCGTCGCTTTCCCCTATCAGGTGCCGACCGGGTTGTTTGCGGCGCTGATCGGCGGGCCCTATCTGATCTGGCTGTTGAACCGCACGGGGAACCGGCATGGCTGA
- a CDS encoding siderophore-interacting protein — translation MADETELQATASVVLADPAGMLERLCGHFVEHGQVTRRDGGARLGGPFGSVDLTADDGVLRIAVTCPDESRLFVVKSSVAEHLFEFAEGETVSLSWQGNAPAQTRIPYFREVMVRGARDITPAMRRVTLACDDPRHFTSGGLHVRVLIPPRGRAPVWPSVGPDSRVIWPQGEDTLAKRTYTIRSIDHARGELDIDVVLHDDSVGSIWAREAQAGDRIGLLGPGGGDVIPADWYLLCGDETALPAIARIAEELPSSARASIVIEVADAAEQQDIASKAAIEVTWLHRKGAPAGSTDLLAQAVRGIALPEQGSPFVFAGCEQATARAIRKHLRSERQLPKDRHLVAAYWRKGHADVHDHGD, via the coding sequence ATGGCTGACGAGACCGAGCTGCAAGCCACCGCAAGCGTCGTTTTGGCGGACCCGGCCGGTATGCTCGAGCGCCTCTGCGGCCATTTCGTCGAGCATGGCCAGGTGACCCGCCGCGACGGCGGTGCCCGGCTCGGCGGCCCGTTCGGCTCGGTCGATCTGACCGCGGATGATGGCGTGCTGCGCATCGCCGTAACCTGCCCTGACGAAAGCCGGCTCTTTGTCGTCAAGTCCTCGGTCGCCGAGCATCTCTTCGAATTCGCGGAGGGCGAGACCGTCTCGCTGAGCTGGCAGGGCAATGCTCCCGCGCAGACGCGCATCCCCTATTTCCGCGAGGTCATGGTGCGCGGCGCCCGCGACATCACCCCGGCGATGCGGCGCGTCACGCTCGCCTGCGACGACCCCCGCCATTTCACCAGCGGCGGCCTGCATGTGCGCGTTCTGATCCCGCCGCGCGGGCGCGCGCCGGTCTGGCCGAGCGTCGGCCCCGACAGCAGGGTGATCTGGCCGCAGGGCGAGGACACGCTGGCCAAGCGCACCTACACCATCCGCTCGATCGATCATGCCCGCGGCGAGCTCGATATCGACGTCGTGCTGCACGACGATTCCGTTGGCTCGATCTGGGCACGCGAGGCGCAGGCCGGTGACCGCATCGGGCTGCTCGGGCCGGGCGGCGGCGACGTGATCCCGGCCGATTGGTATCTGCTCTGCGGTGACGAAACCGCCTTGCCGGCGATCGCGCGCATCGCCGAGGAATTGCCGAGTTCCGCTCGCGCCAGCATCGTCATCGAAGTGGCTGATGCCGCCGAGCAGCAGGACATTGCTTCAAAGGCCGCGATCGAGGTGACCTGGCTGCACCGCAAGGGCGCGCCGGCCGGCTCGACCGATCTGCTGGCGCAGGCGGTGCGCGGCATCGCCCTGCCGGAGCAGGGCAGCCCGTTCGTCTTCGCCGGCTGCGAGCAGGCGACGGCCCGCGCGATCCGCAAACATCTGCGCAGCGAGCGGCAGCTGCCGAAGGATCGGCATCTCGTCGCCGCCTACTGGCGCAAAGGCCACGCCGATGTCCACGACCACGGTGATTGA
- a CDS encoding ATP-binding cassette domain-containing protein, which translates to MSSPADLIAIASPDRAADHAPSASEPLFALEGVGFSVGDRVLLEPLTLDLGAGKVIGILGHNGSGKSTLLKLLARQQRPSRGSLRFAGQPIESWDSRAFARKLAYLPQQTPPAAEMLVKELVALGRYPWHGALGRFGQRDRDKVAQAMALTDIQPFADRLADSLSGGERQRAWLAMLVAQDAQCLLLDEPIAALDLSHQVEVLTLVRQLSHQAGLGIVVVLHDVNMAARFCDEIVALHSGRLVARGMPEQIVRPDILRAIYGIEVGVMPHPDGGRPLAFV; encoded by the coding sequence ATGTCCAGCCCAGCCGATCTCATCGCCATCGCATCGCCTGATCGCGCAGCCGACCACGCGCCTTCGGCAAGCGAGCCGCTCTTCGCGCTAGAGGGCGTCGGCTTCTCGGTCGGCGACCGCGTTCTGCTCGAACCGCTGACGCTCGACCTCGGTGCCGGCAAGGTGATCGGCATCCTCGGCCATAACGGCTCAGGCAAGTCGACGCTGCTGAAGCTGCTGGCGCGCCAGCAGCGGCCCTCGCGCGGCTCCTTGCGCTTTGCCGGCCAGCCGATCGAGAGCTGGGACAGTCGCGCCTTCGCCCGCAAGCTCGCCTATCTGCCGCAGCAGACGCCGCCCGCGGCCGAAATGCTGGTCAAGGAGCTGGTCGCGCTCGGCCGCTATCCCTGGCATGGCGCGCTCGGCCGCTTCGGGCAGCGCGACCGCGACAAGGTCGCGCAGGCGATGGCGCTGACCGATATCCAGCCCTTCGCCGATCGCCTCGCCGACAGTCTTTCAGGCGGCGAGCGTCAGCGCGCCTGGCTGGCGATGCTGGTCGCGCAGGATGCGCAATGCCTTCTGCTCGACGAGCCGATCGCGGCGCTCGATCTCTCGCATCAGGTCGAGGTGCTGACGCTGGTGCGGCAGCTCTCGCATCAGGCCGGTCTCGGCATCGTCGTCGTGCTGCACGACGTCAACATGGCCGCCCGCTTCTGTGATGAGATCGTCGCGCTCCATTCCGGCCGGCTGGTCGCGCGTGGCATGCCCGAGCAGATTGTGCGGCCCGATATCCTGC